GACTTTGCAAAATTGAATAGAAATCCATAGAAAACAATTATTTATTATCTGTGTGTGCTAAATTGTACATGAAGAACTTGATTATTGATtaaacaaatgtatttttttttataatgGCTTGTTGAGTGATACTCCTGTAATTGAAAAACTCAAATGACTGAATGTAAAATCAAAGGAAACCTAGATGTGTCTTTTGATTAATTATGTATTTATAAACAATTTATCATTAAAGTGATAACATCTCTGCCCCTTGTGTCTTGATTTGTCAGTACTGTAAATATTCTAGATCTGCAACAATATTGGTGCAACATGAAACCTCCCAAGAGCCATTATAGCAATGTCACGTGAGCTAGCACACGTGCGTTTCAAGAACGCGGCGCGCAAGGCAAGAACGTTTAAGCGGCGAGCACAGCTGTCTGTTTTTATGTGTTTTCTTTTTCGTTGCTGGATTACTAAAGCTAGCTCGCTTAAAATACTGTATTTCGtaactttttgttttgttttaaagaAAAGTGGTGTCTAAAGAAATGTGACCAGCAAGCAAATATCGCTCAGCAGATATCTCTACTTCCTCAGCTAAAGTACCTGGGGAAACCTCAGCTCCTTTCTCTTATATCGCCGCGGAGTTGAGATGACTGGTCGCGCGATATGCTAGCAACATTGTGTCATTATCAGTCGATTCTTGTAAAAATGTCAGTTCTGAAAACGCTttcctgtgcctgtgtgtgtcctgtccaaCAGCGGTCCCTTCCACGGGGTGCTGAAATTCATacttttaataaaaaaataatagcTAATAAAACCAGCGACTTTTTTGCTCGTACTATGTAAACATATTCAATTGGGTCCATGCTATCATTTGGGATGTCTCTACCCCTTTGAAGTTGACATGATTAGGTTAGGTAAGGTTTAGGGTATTCCGGATAACACGGACCTAATTTAATATGTTTACGTACACAGCTGCATGATGAACAATGGCAGCATTAAAAGTGTGATGTACCCAACTAGCCAGTAAACATGCTGTTCCAGGCGACAGTTTGAATAAATACCTAAACGGTTGATATGCAGAAATTATACCAATATTCTACCctttattgtattttttatttcccGGCTATGGCAGTAGCTAAGTCATTTTACCCTAGAGACAGTTCTTTATCTGCATCGACCACATCACGACAATGACTCATTGCATTTCAGTATTTGCATCTGTTATTCTTATGTCctgattaaaaaataaaaaataaacttatttcacctttatttaaccaggtaggccagttgagaacaagttctcatttacaactgcaacctggccaagataaagcaaagcagtacgacaaaaaacaacacagagttacacataggataaacaaaagtacagtcaataacacaatagaaaatatatatacagtgccttgcgaaagtattcggcccccttgaactttgcgaccttttgccacatttcaggcttcaaacataaagatataaaactgtatttttttgtgaagaatcaacaacaagtgggacacaatcatgaagtggaacgacatttattggataaatcaaaaactgaaaaactgggcgtgcaaaattattcagcccccttaagttaatactttgtagcgccaccttttgctgcgattacagctgtaagtcgcttggggtatgtctctatcagttttgcacatcgagagactgacattttttcccattcctccttgcaaaacagctcgagctcagtgaggttggatggagagcatttgtgaacagcagttttcagttctttccacagattctcgattggattcaggtctggactttgacttggccattctaacacctggatatgtttatttttgaaccattccattgtagattttgctttatgttttggatcattgtcttgttggaagacaaatctccgtcccagtctcaggtcttttacAGACTCcctcaggttttcttccagaatggtcctgtatttggctccatccatcttcccatcaattttaaccatcttccctgtccctgctgaaaaaaagcaggcccaaaccatgatgctgccaccaccatgtttgacagtggggatggtgtgttcagggtgatgagctgtgttgcttttacgccaaacataacgttttgcattgttgccaaaaagttcaattttggtttcatctgaccagagcaccttcttccacttgtttggtgtgtctcccaggtggcttgtggcaaactttaaacaacactttttatggatatctttaagaaatggctttcttcttgccactcttctataaaggccagatttgtgcaatatacgactgattgttgtcctatggacagagtctcccacctcagctgtagatctctgcagttcatccagagtgatcatgggcctcttggctgcatctctgatcagtcttctccttgtatgagctgaaagtttagagggacggccaggtcttggtagatttgcagtggtctgatactccttccatttcaatattatcgcttgcacagtgctccttgggatgtttaaagcttgggaaatctttttgtatccaaatccggctttaaacttcttcacaacagtatctcggacctgcctggtgtgttccttgttcttcatgatgctctctgcgcttttaacggacctctgagactatcacagtgcaggtgcatttatacggagacttgattacacacaggtggattgtatttatcatcattagtcatttaggtcaacattggatcattcagagatcctcactgaacttctggagagagtttgctgcactgaaagtaaaggggctgaataattttgcacgccaaatttttcagtttttgatttgttaaaaaagtttgaaatatccaataaatgtcattccacttcatgattgtgtcccacttgttgttgattcttcacaaaaaaatacagttttatatctttatgtttgaagcctgaaatgtggcaaaaggtcgcaaagttcaagggggccgaatactttcgcaaggcaccgtatacagtgtgtgcaaatggagtaaggttagggaggtaaggcaataaataggccatagtagcgaagtaattacaatttagcaaattaacactgaagtgatcgatgtgcagatgatgatgtgcaagtagaaatactggtgtgcaaaaaagtaaataaaaacaatatggggatgaggtaggtagttgggtgggctatttacaaatgggctatgtacagctgcagcgatcggtaagctgctcagatagctgatacTTAAAGTTagcgagggagatataagtctccaacttcagcgagttttgcaattcgttccagtcattggcggcagagaactggaaggaagagCGGCCAACGTGGGTGttagctttggggatgaccagtgagatatacctgctggagcgcgtgctacgggagggcgttgttatggtgaccagtgagctgagataaggctgggctttacctatcaaagacttatagatgacctggagccagtgggtctggtgacgaacatgtagcgagggccagccgacgagagcatacatgtcgcagtgatgggtggtatatggggctttggttacaaagcggatggcactgtgataaaacTGCATCCAGttggctgagtagagtgttggaggctattttgtaaatgacattgtcgaggatcggcaggatggtcagttttacgagggtatgtttggcagcgtgagtgaaggaggctttgttgcattaggaagccaattctagatttaattttggattggagatgcttaatgtgagtctggaaggagagtttacagtctaaccagacacctaggtatttgtagttgtccacatattctaagtcagaaccgtccagagtagtgatgctagtcaggtgggcaagtgcgggcagcgatcggttgaagagcatgcatttagttttactagcgtttaagagcagttggaggccacggaaggagtgttgtatggcattgaagcttgtctgggggtttgttaacacagtatccaaagaagggccagatgtatacagaatggtgtcgtctgcgtagaggtggatcaaggaatcaccagcagcaagagcgacatcattgatatatatagagaaaagagtcagcccaagaattgaaccatGTGATACCCCCATAGACTAGCAGATAACCCATGATAATTGAATGAGATTCTATTCTTTGCAATAAACTTTGGTTTTATATTTTGCTAAATTACATAATTAAAGACAAATAGGTTTCAGTGAAGCCTGTTATTATGAGGAAGTGAGTGGGGGCTAGATATTTAATGAGACTGGTTTCCAGGCTTGCCAGGTCTAGGCATATTTCTAGCCGATGCCCATACAAGGCCTGAACTAGTCCTAACAGTTTTCACAGGAAGAGAGGTGTTTGCCACATTTATCCAATaggtgtctccataatgacaatcTAAATAAAACTGGTAAAATTGCTTTACCTTGTTCTCAGCATTTCTCCCTTTATTGGTTCATCACACCAAATGATTTAATCTGAACTATAGAAGTGGTTGATAGTGAATGGGTGGCAGGTAGTttagtggttacagcgttggactagtaactgacaGGTtgaaagatcgaatccctgagctgacaaggtaaaaatctgtcgttctgcccctgaacaaggcagttaacccactgttcctaggccgtcattgaaaataagaatttgttcttaactgacttgcctagttaaataaaagtttaatTAAATGCTGATAACACAATTTAAAAAATTGTGAAATAGTGTTAATAGAAGTCACATTTCTCTAAAATAATCGTATTTTCAACGAGTATAAAAATTGAAAAGCCCCCAAAGTTTTTGTCTTATTTTATTCCACAAAAATTTCAATTTGTGTGGCTGCAGCCTGATGTCCCAGTAATACATCCCTCTGGAGCAAGATGGAAAGGAAAGAGGAGTCCATCATGAGTCCAGTACATTAtgagttttaaaaaaaaatgtaacctttatttaactagtcaagtgtaaagaaatgctatttcttatgcaggtgaccaacCTATTGCTATTACATTgatacaactcacagtaaagcctgtggggtcccctacaggatagctccgacattacacactaactgccaaaccagcgcacacacataatctcctttctagccgaacattgtgtgcccgaagaggattctacgatgacggacaggcaactgagccaatggcggaagactacagactacacccagcctgaaccaatccaaagatccgatcttctagaatcaacctactttctgtgccaTATATTAGGGGTGTACTGAATGTTAACGGTCTCTTTCCTGCTGTTCTATGCgagctaacggaagagccgtaattacgctgtactagatatcttcactctgaataaactgtcgcttgtcatacaatttaccactttgtctgaatcgatccctGACCGGCTCACCCCTCTACATATTTAATTACTaacacaagtcagttaagaacaaattcttgtttacaatgacagcctaccccgccaaacccagacgacgctgggacatttgtgcgccgccctatgggactcccaatcacagccggatgtgatacagcctacaatcaaaccagggactatagtgacgcctcttgcactgtgatgcagtgccttagaccactgcaccactcgggagcccgagATTTAATGGCTAGTTTTATTCTACTATTAATCAATCGCTACTATTATAATTTGATAGTCAGTAATGGAGTTAATCGGTTCCTCCCTGTGCCGCTACGCGCCACTCCTCTGACTTCAGCTTTCTGGCCAATGTTCGCTATCTTGCTGCATACAGGGCTTGAGACTTAACTTGTTTCATCACCGTCTCAGATTCATCCCGAAGTGAAGATGAACAGTcccaaatttaaaaaataatattttttatgTTTTGATATGCCAACGTGGGTCTACTCATAGGACCTAGGTCATTCACAGTGATTTAAAAGTCTAATAAGAGTAGTAGCCTACTACTGAAATAGATAAATGGGGCTGTCAACTGAGCCAGAAATTGCctctaaaaaaaaattaaacattGGAATAATATTTAAAGTgacaatatgtcactttttggggCACCTgataaattcacatagaaatgtgagttatagatatcattctcattgaaagctaATGTTAAAagctctatttctatgcttcccattcttaaggGAGAACTCCACCCAAAACTATATTTTGatctttgtttcattagtccaaaAATGTTTTACTTGTCAGCACTCAAGTTTTGAAGATATATAACTTTCAAAAAACAGAAATGATCCCGTATGATGGATTTTCCGTCAAAGGGGATGATTTCTGTGTTTTtaaagttacatatcttgaaagCCTGAGTAGTGTGTAGCTAGTTAGTACTACTTAATTAGTTAATTGTTCTCACATCACATGTCATGGCTGCCTGCTGCAGTGCTCTCTCAACACCAATGACTGtgctcaacacacacaccccttctgCCCTCCCCACCAATCATTGACTCACTCAGCAACAGCCTGCATCACTgactgatagtcagcagtagcaggtCACAGTGAAATTAATAAAACATAAAAATTAACAAAGTGGTACAATTTAGATGTAGCAACCAATACACTTTCACCCGCAACATCGTTTTCAAAGTAGCCCAATTTCTGTCTTCTCATCTATGTCCTCTACCACTGTAAATAGCTTACATGATTCAAACATGATTATTTTTTTTCTACAAATCTCTATCCCGAATTATTGTAATGTTACCTGAATTTAGTACTGTTGGTTTGGAATACAGGGCTTTTTACTTAAGAGTTTGTGTGTTGTGTAAACAATGACTTGTGAATCTGACATCAATCACCATGACTTCTATTCCACCCATGACATGTGGGACATTTTATGTGGCACTTATTTCACAAAGACAAAACACATTTGGTGATATTTGAAGTCAGCGTGTCAATAAAATACTGTAGCCATACTTTCCTTCAGAGTTGATGATGCCCAACCCTTTTCGTGACGGCTCTGTTGTTTACCTCTGATTAATAAGACATTGCGTAATGTCATATAGATTCAGAAATTAAACTTCGGCATTACTTGAGGTTCTGGCATGTTTCAGTGTAGCCAAACTTCAGTCCCTATTCTAAAAgaagttgactctctctctccagtggtcATCGTAGGTGTGCTGCTGATGCTAGCTGGCCTGGGTTTCCTTCTGCATCGGTACTTGTGCCATAAGGGTGCCTACAGAACCACAGAAGAACCTTCCCCGGTGGAAGAACCTGATCAGGCCCACGGTGAGATTGTAACTGACGAAAAGGAGTACTTCATTTGAACTTGATGGAAGGATGAAAAGGAGGAATGCGAGGAGAACTGTTTGTGGGTGTTAAAATGTTATGTGCCAAACTGAGAGGAAACAGGAAAATGACAACCATCTTTGAAGGCCATCTACAGTATTTCTGCGGTCTTGAGGAAAACCTACATAGATTATACCCAAGAAAACACTCACTTATAGGCACAGAAGCTGGGCAGGAGATGAGATGCATTAGTTAAAGAGGTCTGTGTGCGCACTGATGGACTTGTGTGCACATAAGAGATCGTTGTGGAACACTGGTGGATGGAAGACTTCATGAGATTCTTGCAGGTAAATGTGTTAAGATGGCATCATAAATATGCCTCCATTTCAGTGTCATCACAATTCAGTTATACATCTGCTCCCCATGTCACCTCTGAAGGCTTttcattttgtttattttttaaaactttttctgTATTTAATGAGTATCTCGGGGTGCTAAATGGGGAATTGTATTTGGTGATCAGTAGAAGGCACTGATGAAATTGTATTATTCATATGCCATTATCCATACTTTACCAGTTGGTCAAAACTGTAAGGATTTGACTATTGTCTTTCTGGGCAGCAAAATGGGAAATGTTGTATTGAATCTGTTACTATTACCAGCTAGAGATTGTATGATCTTATTGAAGTATCTGCCAAAGGTAGTAAGTGACATGACAGACCTCAAGACTGCAGGTCAGATGTGGCAATAAAGCTTTTTCCTTTTTTCACTCATTGTTGAATGTCCTTACAGCTATAAGTGATAGGTGGATAGAACATTGAAGTGTCAATCTCACACCCCGCAATATGTATTTCAAACAAGGCTAGAGTTGTTCATTTTCATCACAGGGAAGGTATTTATGCACTGTAAACATTTCTTCAACTTACAATTCATACAGGGCCACTTGAGTCCTGATGCTTgtcaaaaaaaaatctaaatgacaGAGAAGAACTCAGAACAGGTAGCATTAAACCTTACTGTCCAAAATATTTGTCTAAATTTGTCATATTTTACTCTAAAAAAACATGAAGTGCACCAAAGTTCCTTTGCAAAGAGTTCTTTCTTCCAGACGCATGTTTCAGCAAACCAAAGTGACATCTCCTTAATCTTAAAAGAAAGTGTACCATAGACCATCAAATCACTTTAATACATATCCATATTATAAAAATGTTAAGAGAATCCCTGAACTATAAATGTCCGTATATCCTTTGTTTACTCCACACTGGCTGTGGTTGGCATGGCATCTACTGGTAAGCATTAGTACATCATATTGCTGGGTCTAAGCCACCATTATGTTGCTACATTAAACAATAGCCAGGTCTTGgacaaagaaaacaaaaaaatgtaacaTTTGAAGGAATATATTTTTGTTTACATTTTGAAAGCCGTGACAGTTTTTAAATGGTATGAAGCATCAGCATGTATTTGGGAATGGGATACACATTTACAGCTGTGCAAAATATGAGTAACATGATAACCATGTTTGGAATGGTGGCTGGTCATGTGATCAGTGTTACCAAGAACAGATGCAGTCTGATAATACATGTGCAAACAGGTCGCATGCTTGGCTAGCAGTTTACCAGACAGCTGGTCAACTGACCAAAGTGACCTGGAATTCACATTTCAGTGAAGACTACTTCTATTTCCATGAGGACTACAACTATCAAATCTAGGCTATTATGTCAGATACCCAGTGACATTCATTTCTATCCGAACAGGAGGAAAAATAAAGACCAATGAATCATGTTTCAACCAAAATATCAAATTCTTGTATGCAGACATGGTCTCACAAACTAGATCAAACCTAGTGTTAGATATTTATTAAAGTTTATACAGTAGTTTAATTAGCAGCACAAGTGTATTGGAAAATAAACTGTGTCAACAGTTGTAAGCTCCACTGATGCAatgcatattttttatttataagAAAATGTTCAGAAATAATGTGGCTTAACACTATATTAAACTAATTGGGAACAATAAGCAAGTGATTTTCTGCAGTCCTAAAACATTTAGGAACACCCCCATTTTGGAGTGAAAGTACATTTAAATGAATTCTAAAAAAGTTGGACAGGAAAGAGTAACATGCATAGCACTGTATTTGCAGGTTATTAGCATTTGTACTAAAAACAAGTAGCAAAATCTATTTCCAGCAGTGCACATAAATTAATGCTTGTGGTATTTCTATAAAAATTAGCAATGATACATCTTTACAAAAATCAAAATTGTACAGAGCAAAAGTGCAAAAAAGCATGCAGAACCACCTAGTCACATTTACATTAAACATTTAAGCACCCCATTAAAAAATACAACAGCAATGCCAGATCGAAGGTCTTAAGTACCATCAAAATCATCACTGCATCCTTAAATCTGATGTTTGCTTTTCAAAATGTGCCATATTTCAATTACTATAATTATAAGTCACAACCAAACATTTACTAGTGCAGTCTAGACCATTTCTTTGGTACAACCAGCTAATTGGTTATACTAACATTAACTAATAATTCAAACAAATCACTAAGATGTGCCCGAAAGTGATAAATATTTAAAGTAAACAAACCGGTTACATTGTAATTGAACCCTCACAGTCCTTATATATAATGAAGGATTAAAGTAAAGTGTTTAACTCTTAATAACCCCCTGATCTTAGATGATTCTCGTTTACATGACAGTGCTTTTAAGTGTTTAAGAACAGGTGGGtgccattttttttttactaaaggAAACCAAACACTGGGATGATGTACAAGTCTGGGTATCCGATTTAGAGGGGAAAAAACTAAAACGGCAAAAATTAAAACCAATAACTGCAAAAATGTAAAGCCAACCAACCCTTTCGATGATCCAAATCTCAACTTCATTCTACGTATTTTAAGTTAATTTGCTTTTATTTAAGTGACGGTGCTCTTTGGGACGCCGATTATGTTCATCTATGGTTGCCCAAGAAGGTACAGTAAACCACCATGGCATGTTATCTGGTAATCATTTTGTGATCCATTCTTGTTTGGGTTCTTGTTGTTTAACATACCAGTATTCTGGTACGTCTATTTGATCCGATTGAAATGAATCCAGTGGTCGCAGAAACTGATTTTAGATAGGCCAACTGGGTCTATTCAACATGCCATGCAACAGCGAAAACTAAAGTATATATGATGCTCTACTTGGATCAGTAGCACTCTTTGTAAGGAAGACATTAGGCCAAGTCCAACGAGTGTTTATAAACATGAACATTAGTTATCAAGTACAAAATGGGGACAGTGCTATGAGAGTAGATTGATGTCATGCATTAAAGGAAATATAACATGTGAAATGTGTTTTGACCTAAGACAGCAGCACTATCCTTGTAAGGTCAGGGAACAAGTTCAGCAGCCCAAATTATGAACCAGTAATTAGGACCGTTTTGCTTACGAAGTGGAGTACTGTACCTTTTATCAGGGCTCTAAAATATTACATTCCGTTAGGTGATATCAGTATCCCCGAAAGGGGTTGGCGGATGGGACAGGAGAGGGCGTCATCATTTTGAATGAGGGAGAGGAGTAAGGGGAGAGGTTGCGGAAAACGCTGGCTGTTACCAGATGGTGTACCCGCCATTGGAGCCACCCACAAAGAAGTTGTTCTTGCGCTGTGACATCATGACGTTGGCACCCTGCATGGCGGCCAGCTGAGCTGCATTAGGCATGTGGCCGGGAGGTGGGGGCTGTGATGCATTTAGGTGATGGGGAAGAAATAGTCACATACATGAGTAACTTTACCAATATCTGTTAATCAATTCCACAGGATATATATTTGGCTCCAGCACAATATGAACATTGATTTATGATATAACCACATGACATTGTGTAACATAGGTctggggtgtcaaactcaattcTTGGAAGGTTTTTGCCCCTCGTACGTATTAAGGTAATTGATTACTTCCCCTCAtcaggttgtctaggtcttaattggacACTTATTAAAAGGGAATAACAAAAACCAGCAAAATCACTGTCATCCAGGAATGGATTTTGACACCCCAGATATAGCCTAGGCATTTTGAGGATACTCACTGGGATGGAAGCACTGTTGCTTTGACCAAAGCGAGCACCAGCATCATATCCTCCCTCCACTAGCACAGTGGAGCCAGGGGGATACATGGCTCCCATGGGGTAGTACGCCATGGGGACATTGTGGCCCATTGGTCCAACAGCCATGGACTGGGGCAGTTGCATGTACATCTGAGTGCCAGGGTACTGAGACATTTGCTGTAGCTGGCCAGCCTGAGATGGGTGCACATACCTGGGCTGATAGATCTTTGGCGTAATGGAGAACATATGAAAaggggagggttagagacagtcgGTCAGTGCGTTTGTATTGATATGATTGGGAATACTATTCATAAAAGTAGTTAACATGTCTATTCCAAGTATAAATGGCTACCTCAGAGTATGCAGGTGGGGCGTCTGAATAAGGTGGTGCCTGGGGAGACACTTGCATAGCAGGTGGGTAGATGGGTGCACTACTCTGCTGAGGGTACACAGCTTGCTGGGGATAGGAACCTGTGATACACAAAACAATATTCTACTATTATCAATACGCACACTTGCTTTGTTTTACTCAATCACCACACAATAGCAAAACATTATTGAGGGCTAACGTAGTTTGTTAATCTACTACCGACCGGTCTAATTAAATAAACGTATAGGTAGCTAACATAACATAGAGAAAATACTTAATTCATCAATGGTGATtacagttagctagctatgttaatAATGTCACAACAAAACACTTACCCAACTGACAAAATAGTGACTATGACAAGTCCTAGAGCTAATTGCAAAAGCTAACTGGATAGTGGTATTGAGGTCAGAGTACGCGGCTACAAGCTAAATAGCATGTAGTAACTACAGCAAGCTTTCCAACGTTACGTATTGGGTAACATTAGCTAGCCGGCTACTTACATGTCGACTCCATTACGATTTAGACAGCAGTATCTACCTTAGTGTTTGGGCTAATTTATAATGAAAAGGAAAATACGCCGG
The sequence above is a segment of the Oncorhynchus nerka isolate Pitt River linkage group LG20, Oner_Uvic_2.0, whole genome shotgun sequence genome. Coding sequences within it:
- the LOC115102434 gene encoding DAZ-associated protein 2-like, which produces MNNKGSYPQQAVYPQQSSAPIYPPAMQVSPQAPPYSDAPPAYSEIYQPRYVHPSQAGQLQQMSQYPGTQMYMQLPQSMAVGPMGHNVPMAYYPMGAMYPPGSTVLVEGGYDAGARFGQSNSASIPPPPPGHMPNAAQLAAMQGANVMMSQRKNNFFVGGSNGGYTIW